Proteins encoded within one genomic window of Gloeobacter kilaueensis JS1:
- a CDS encoding S9 family peptidase: MRYLLKSLVVGAVLAGCSLLTVPPASAELPPLIPRAVLFDNPEKASPQISPDGKKLAYLKADAQNILQVWVRTIGKEDDRQVTQDKKRGITIYLWAYNQDLLYLQDKDGDENYHLYAVDPDRDRTRDLTPFSGVRASLLSLEPERPNQVVITLNRRNKALFEPYRLDLVSGELVLAAENPGNYGNWLVDSDFQVRGAVELKATGGGDLKLRDNEKAPWRTAISWSVDDTFDPVDFSKDGKTIAVTTNLGADTLGLYALDIATGKLNLLADDKTTDLADLFIEPRSRRVQAVAFDRDRVRWQVLDPAVKQDFAELAKVSPGNFDVANRDLADKSWLVVYTADNAPTRYFVWDRRTKKSTYLFTTRPKLERYKLASMQPVEIPARDGLSLPSYLTLPVGVPAKNLPLVLNVHGGPWARDNWGYDPEAQWLANRGYAVLQVNYRGSTGFGKNFKNAAKKQFSARMHDDLVDAVQWAVGKGHADPKKVCIYGGSYGGYATLVGLTFTPELFRCGVDIVGPSNLVSLIKSFPPYWGPYLSNTWYPFVGNPDNPADRADLEARSPLFKVDRITAPLLIAQGANDPRVTKAESDQIVAALRKNNKPVEYLVFADEGHGFVRPENRLKFYAAAEQFLAKYLGGRTEPPTAAEDIAALRQ, translated from the coding sequence ATGCGCTATCTCCTCAAATCGCTGGTCGTTGGGGCAGTGCTCGCGGGCTGCTCGCTCCTGACGGTGCCGCCGGCCTCGGCGGAGTTGCCGCCTTTGATTCCCCGCGCAGTGCTCTTCGACAATCCTGAGAAGGCCAGCCCCCAGATATCGCCGGACGGCAAAAAGCTCGCCTATCTCAAGGCGGACGCGCAGAACATCTTGCAGGTCTGGGTGCGGACGATCGGCAAAGAAGACGATCGCCAGGTGACCCAGGACAAAAAGCGCGGCATCACCATTTACCTCTGGGCCTACAACCAGGATCTGCTCTACCTGCAGGACAAAGACGGCGACGAGAACTATCACCTGTACGCCGTTGACCCAGACAGGGACCGGACGCGGGATCTCACACCTTTTAGCGGCGTGCGCGCCTCGCTCCTGTCGCTGGAGCCGGAGCGCCCCAATCAGGTCGTCATTACCCTCAATCGCCGCAACAAGGCCCTCTTCGAGCCCTACCGGCTGGATCTGGTGAGCGGTGAACTGGTGCTGGCCGCCGAAAACCCCGGCAACTACGGCAACTGGCTGGTCGATTCTGATTTTCAGGTGCGCGGAGCGGTTGAACTGAAGGCCACCGGCGGGGGCGACCTCAAGCTGCGCGACAACGAAAAGGCCCCCTGGCGCACGGCGATCTCCTGGTCGGTGGACGATACCTTCGACCCCGTAGATTTTTCAAAGGACGGCAAGACGATCGCCGTCACCACCAATCTCGGTGCCGATACCCTCGGTCTATACGCGCTGGATATAGCGACAGGCAAATTGAACCTGCTCGCCGACGACAAGACGACTGACCTGGCGGATCTATTTATCGAACCGCGCAGCCGTCGGGTGCAGGCGGTTGCCTTTGACCGCGACCGGGTGCGCTGGCAGGTGCTCGACCCGGCTGTGAAGCAGGATTTTGCCGAACTGGCAAAAGTTTCTCCTGGCAACTTCGATGTTGCCAACCGCGATCTGGCAGATAAAAGCTGGCTGGTGGTCTACACCGCCGACAACGCCCCGACGCGCTACTTCGTCTGGGACCGCAGGACAAAAAAGAGCACGTATCTATTCACCACCCGCCCCAAACTCGAGCGCTACAAGCTTGCCTCGATGCAGCCCGTCGAGATTCCGGCCCGCGATGGTCTGTCGCTGCCGTCGTACCTGACGCTGCCGGTGGGCGTCCCGGCGAAGAACCTGCCGCTGGTACTCAACGTCCACGGCGGTCCCTGGGCGCGGGACAACTGGGGGTACGACCCGGAGGCGCAGTGGCTCGCCAACCGGGGCTACGCCGTGCTGCAGGTCAACTACCGGGGTTCCACCGGTTTCGGCAAGAATTTCAAGAACGCCGCCAAAAAGCAGTTTTCTGCCCGAATGCACGACGACCTGGTGGATGCGGTGCAGTGGGCGGTGGGCAAGGGCCACGCCGATCCCAAAAAAGTCTGCATCTACGGCGGCAGCTACGGCGGTTACGCGACGCTGGTGGGCCTCACCTTTACACCGGAGCTGTTCCGCTGCGGCGTCGATATCGTCGGCCCTTCCAATCTGGTGTCTTTGATCAAAAGCTTTCCGCCCTACTGGGGGCCGTACCTGTCGAACACCTGGTACCCCTTCGTGGGCAACCCCGACAATCCCGCCGATCGGGCGGACCTCGAAGCGCGCTCGCCCCTGTTCAAGGTGGACCGGATCACCGCTCCCCTCTTGATCGCCCAGGGAGCGAACGATCCCCGCGTCACCAAAGCCGAAAGCGATCAGATCGTCGCCGCCCTGCGCAAGAACAACAAGCCCGTCGAGTACCTTGTCTTCGCAGACGAGGGCCACGGCTTTGTCAGGCCCGAAAATCGCCTCAAGTTCTACGCCGCCGCCGAGCAGTTTCTAGCCAAGTACCTCGGTGGCCGGACCGAACCACCCACCGCTGCCGAGGACATCGCGGCCCTGCGCCAGTAA
- a CDS encoding response regulator transcription factor — translation MRILLVEDDERIALPIQEDLLHQCYVVDLAVDGPTGLHYATSVSYDLVLLDIMLPGFDGLTLCRELRDRGLEVPILLLTALDRTGDRVRGLDSGADDYLVKPFSLDELGARVRALLRRNGPTRARVLKVGNLSLDPARLQASYAGQALALTPREFRLLECFLRHPGCTFSREALLERLWDTSQGGGEDLVKTHILRLRRKLQAAGAPADLLRTLHGFGYRLELPDNSHAL, via the coding sequence ATGAGAATTTTGCTGGTCGAGGACGACGAGCGGATCGCGCTGCCGATCCAGGAGGATCTGCTCCACCAGTGCTACGTCGTCGATCTGGCAGTAGACGGGCCGACCGGGCTGCACTACGCCACCAGTGTCAGCTACGACCTGGTGCTGCTCGATATCATGCTGCCGGGCTTCGATGGGCTCACCCTCTGCCGGGAATTGCGGGACCGGGGCCTGGAGGTGCCGATTTTGCTCCTCACGGCCCTCGACCGCACCGGCGATCGGGTGCGGGGCCTGGACAGTGGCGCGGACGACTACCTGGTGAAGCCTTTTAGTCTCGACGAACTGGGGGCGCGGGTACGGGCCTTGCTCAGGCGCAACGGTCCTACCCGCGCCCGCGTGCTCAAAGTGGGCAATCTGAGCCTCGATCCGGCCCGCCTGCAGGCGAGCTACGCCGGGCAGGCTCTGGCGCTCACCCCAAGGGAATTTCGGCTGCTCGAATGCTTTTTGCGCCATCCTGGCTGCACCTTCAGCCGCGAGGCGCTCTTGGAGAGGCTCTGGGATACCAGCCAGGGGGGCGGAGAGGATCTAGTCAAGACCCACATCCTGCGGCTGCGCCGCAAACTGCAGGCAGCCGGGGCACCGGCGGATCTGCTGCGCACGTTGCACGGCTTTGGCTATCGGCTGGAGTTGCCGGACAACAGCCATGCGCTTTGA
- a CDS encoding bifunctional YncE family protein/alkaline phosphatase family protein encodes MDRPIRYSFNLLLAATISLSPVAAFAQNTLPVGNLGTRGAALLPTGQYITPSAAPGSTFAPLATGLRSDGNADAAGAVKTALSPDGKTLLVLTSSYNQYFNDETTGEEFTYPVLDPTSGAPSSTTTPQAEWVFVFDVSSGSLVKKQQINIPNTYNGLSWSPDGSRFYVSAGIDDRIYVYKASGGQYVPDAPFILLGHNANQSEPLPSYDGGLLNGTPADTASGGTVVTGAVVAGFALSRDGKTLFAANFENDSLSIADTASRQVLREIKFFTPGSTVASGEYPFDVAVLSNASGIATRAFVTSQRDDEVLAVDVQNGDIVTRIPVGGQPNKLVLAPNGKRLYVANGNSDTITVIDPLTYNVVQSISLLRPGYKYKGANPNALAFSPDGKTLYVTLGGENAVAVIDVKSGTVKGRIPTGWYPNSVSVSKDGKALYVVNAKANSGPNPANGRTTDAGAATNTTFKNEYNWALEKAGILTLPVPNSAALAKLSAIVDRNNGFGKPPIGDKLIRFLQKKIKHVIFVIKENRTYDQVLGDLPVGNGDPSLTLFPEANTPNHHNLALDFTTLDNFYDSGESSGVGWSWTTYGRTTDYTEKSQSVLYGNANFNGLTYDYEGTNRNINNGLPQTSASPNQINTRVTGLLDPTGSSSILPGPKDVNAPEGDGDIEPSAVGGYLWDAALRAGRTVRNYGFLIDLAYYGTTQSDPTIPDPNNPLYIPISRTPFTSNIPQSPATKQVLLDKTDIYFRGYDNQAPDIYRFEEWQREFNQYVAGNNLPNLSLVRIMHDHFGAFSTAVDGLNTAELQMADDDYALGKIVETVSKSIYWKDTVIAVIEDDSQDGPDHIDSHRSLAYLISPYTKRGAVVSTNYNTVNFVRTLEDLLGTDHLNRFTANARPMSDVFTTSPNFATYTATVPGLLCAPPVDPSLVPACADPTAIKSASIRLKHDGQWWAKATKGFNFAVEDRLDADAFNRVLWAGIRGEGVPYPTSRTGLNLRANRPQLLKNWKLSQAK; translated from the coding sequence ATGGATAGACCGATCAGATATTCCTTCAACCTGCTTTTAGCAGCGACAATCAGCCTGAGCCCGGTGGCGGCCTTCGCCCAGAACACGCTGCCTGTCGGCAATCTCGGCACGCGGGGAGCAGCCCTGCTGCCCACAGGCCAGTACATCACCCCGTCGGCGGCACCGGGTTCGACGTTTGCGCCACTTGCCACTGGCCTGCGCTCCGACGGGAACGCCGATGCCGCCGGAGCGGTGAAGACGGCCCTCAGCCCGGACGGCAAGACGCTCTTGGTGCTCACCAGCAGCTACAACCAGTACTTCAACGACGAGACGACGGGCGAAGAATTCACCTATCCAGTGCTCGATCCGACCAGCGGTGCTCCCTCCAGCACGACCACCCCCCAGGCGGAGTGGGTCTTTGTCTTCGATGTCAGTAGCGGCAGCCTGGTCAAAAAGCAGCAGATCAATATTCCGAACACCTACAACGGTCTTTCCTGGTCGCCGGACGGTAGCCGCTTTTACGTCTCAGCGGGGATCGACGACCGCATCTACGTCTACAAGGCCAGTGGCGGTCAGTACGTGCCCGATGCGCCCTTTATCTTGCTCGGCCACAACGCCAACCAGAGCGAGCCTCTACCCAGCTACGACGGCGGCCTGCTCAACGGCACCCCGGCAGATACCGCCTCGGGTGGGACAGTGGTGACCGGGGCGGTGGTGGCCGGATTCGCCCTCAGCCGGGACGGCAAGACGCTGTTTGCCGCCAACTTCGAGAACGATTCGCTCTCGATCGCCGATACGGCGAGCCGCCAGGTGCTGCGCGAGATCAAGTTCTTTACCCCCGGCAGCACCGTCGCCTCAGGCGAATACCCCTTCGATGTGGCGGTGCTGAGCAACGCCTCGGGAATCGCCACCAGAGCCTTTGTCACGAGCCAGCGCGACGACGAAGTGCTCGCCGTCGATGTGCAAAATGGCGACATCGTCACCCGCATTCCGGTGGGCGGCCAGCCCAACAAGCTCGTGCTCGCTCCCAACGGCAAGCGCCTCTACGTCGCCAACGGCAACAGCGACACGATCACGGTGATCGACCCGCTCACCTACAACGTCGTGCAGTCGATTTCGCTGCTGCGCCCCGGCTACAAGTACAAGGGAGCCAACCCGAACGCCCTCGCCTTCAGCCCCGACGGCAAGACACTCTACGTCACCCTCGGGGGCGAGAACGCTGTCGCAGTGATCGATGTCAAAAGCGGCACGGTCAAAGGCCGCATCCCGACCGGCTGGTACCCCAACTCGGTGAGTGTGAGCAAAGACGGCAAGGCGCTCTACGTCGTCAACGCCAAGGCCAACAGCGGTCCTAACCCGGCCAACGGTCGCACCACCGACGCCGGAGCCGCCACCAACACCACCTTCAAAAACGAGTACAACTGGGCCCTCGAAAAGGCGGGCATCCTCACCCTGCCGGTGCCCAATAGCGCTGCCCTGGCAAAGTTGAGTGCGATCGTAGACCGCAACAATGGCTTTGGCAAACCGCCCATCGGCGACAAGTTGATCCGCTTTTTGCAAAAGAAGATCAAGCACGTCATCTTTGTCATCAAAGAAAACCGCACCTACGATCAGGTGCTGGGGGATCTGCCGGTGGGCAACGGCGATCCGAGCCTGACGCTGTTTCCGGAGGCGAACACCCCGAACCACCACAACCTCGCCCTGGACTTTACTACCCTCGACAACTTCTACGACAGCGGCGAGTCGAGCGGCGTGGGCTGGAGCTGGACCACGTATGGCCGCACCACCGACTACACCGAAAAGTCCCAGTCGGTGCTCTACGGCAACGCCAACTTCAATGGCCTCACCTACGACTACGAGGGCACCAACCGCAACATCAACAACGGCCTGCCCCAGACTTCGGCCAGCCCCAATCAGATCAATACCCGCGTCACCGGCCTGCTCGATCCGACGGGCAGCTCCTCGATCTTGCCGGGGCCGAAGGACGTGAACGCTCCGGAGGGCGACGGCGACATCGAGCCTTCGGCGGTGGGCGGCTACCTCTGGGATGCGGCCTTGCGGGCGGGGCGCACCGTGCGCAACTACGGCTTTTTGATTGATCTGGCCTACTACGGCACCACCCAGAGCGACCCGACCATCCCCGATCCCAACAATCCGCTCTACATCCCGATTAGCCGCACCCCCTTCACTTCCAACATCCCCCAGTCCCCGGCCACCAAGCAGGTGCTGCTGGACAAGACCGACATCTATTTTCGCGGCTACGACAACCAGGCTCCGGACATCTACCGCTTCGAGGAGTGGCAGCGCGAATTTAACCAGTACGTCGCGGGCAACAACCTGCCCAACCTGTCGCTGGTACGGATCATGCACGATCACTTCGGTGCTTTCAGCACGGCTGTGGACGGCCTGAACACTGCCGAGTTGCAGATGGCGGACGACGACTACGCCCTGGGCAAGATCGTCGAAACGGTCTCCAAGTCGATCTACTGGAAGGACACGGTGATCGCCGTGATCGAGGACGATTCTCAAGACGGCCCGGATCACATCGACTCGCACCGCTCGCTCGCCTACTTGATCTCGCCTTATACAAAGCGCGGGGCGGTGGTGAGCACCAACTACAACACGGTCAACTTTGTGCGCACCCTCGAAGATCTGCTGGGCACCGACCACCTCAACCGCTTCACCGCCAACGCCAGGCCGATGTCGGACGTGTTTACCACCTCGCCCAACTTCGCCACCTACACCGCCACCGTACCGGGGCTCCTGTGCGCCCCGCCGGTCGATCCGTCCCTGGTACCGGCCTGCGCTGATCCAACAGCGATCAAGAGCGCCAGCATCCGCCTCAAGCACGACGGCCAGTGGTGGGCAAAGGCGACGAAGGGCTTTAACTTTGCCGTCGAAGACCGCCTCGACGCCGACGCCTTCAACCGCGTTCTCTGGGCAGGCATCAGGGGCGAAGGGGTGCCCTACCCCACCTCCCGCACGGGCCTGAACCTGCGCGCCAACCGGCCCCAACTGCTCAAAAACTGGAAACTGAGCCAGGCAAAGTAA
- a CDS encoding PAAR domain-containing protein, which translates to MGLPQARQGDMETCPSNPCTVKTGAITIMQCTRTFCNGRLVSVIGDGVNCGAVTLTGSTRVFHEGKPAHRLTDANNCAGVCTSASTNTFVG; encoded by the coding sequence ATGGGATTGCCGCAAGCGCGCCAGGGGGATATGGAGACCTGTCCTTCTAACCCCTGCACGGTCAAGACCGGAGCGATCACGATCATGCAATGCACCCGGACGTTCTGCAATGGCCGCCTCGTCTCGGTGATTGGCGACGGCGTCAACTGCGGCGCAGTAACGCTCACCGGCTCTACGCGGGTCTTCCACGAGGGCAAACCTGCCCACCGACTCACCGATGCCAACAACTGCGCCGGCGTCTGCACCAGCGCCAGCACCAACACTTTTGTCGGATAA
- a CDS encoding YggT family protein: MNSWEVVAAILRLVFSLYILLFLFRVVLTWFPQIDLNKPPYNFVAWPTEPFLKPLRRFVPTFGGVDMTPFVWLALVALAQELLIGQQGIVTMLTRLRS; encoded by the coding sequence GTGAACAGTTGGGAAGTCGTTGCAGCCATTCTGCGGCTGGTCTTCAGCCTCTACATCCTGCTTTTTTTATTTCGGGTGGTGCTCACCTGGTTTCCGCAGATCGATCTCAACAAACCGCCCTACAACTTCGTTGCCTGGCCGACAGAGCCTTTTCTCAAACCCCTGCGCCGCTTTGTACCTACCTTCGGTGGCGTCGATATGACGCCATTCGTCTGGCTGGCGCTCGTCGCCCTTGCTCAGGAGTTGCTCATCGGCCAGCAGGGGATCGTCACGATGCTCACCCGTCTGCGCTCTTGA
- a CDS encoding DUF885 domain-containing protein has protein sequence MSALIRRSVVLGAALLALSGSLVDGAVFAQTSTAPVSKSVAPSWLERSNANTQLLLDVTARYAPERAGQLGVEGLDEKVIDLSSGYDVRQQQATARVAAELKRRLTSESDPLVRQDLEILIRAADQGIRGSELERKYELPYFNLAQLVFFSTQSLLDDQVAPARRPAALVRLKRYAGLEPGYQPLVVLAEARIRERRAQPGLLYPFRAEVEKNLANSATFIDGIDKLFAKYQIADYQQPLARLKAQLASYDAFVRKEILPKARADFREPPELYAFSLEQVGVDIPPEQLTAQAHAAFGDIQQKMQQLALQVAKAKGYNLSDYRDVIRELKKDQLVGDAILPHYQDRLKQIEQIIVSERLVTLPGRPARIVLASAAESAAQPAPHMRPPRLLGNKGEQGEFVLPLVIPAPPGAPAGKTERVNDFTFAAASWTLTAHEARPGHELQFASIIEKGVSNARAIYAFNSTNVEGWGLYSEAITYPFMPPEGQLISLQLRLLRAARAFLDPELQSGKVTPQEAMRVLTQDVVLSEPFANQEVERYTFRAPGQATAYFYGYTRLTDLRQQTEKLLGSRFDQQKFHDFILAQGLLPPALLRKAVIEQFVPAQNGATPRQTSP, from the coding sequence ATGAGTGCTTTGATTCGCCGTTCGGTTGTGTTGGGGGCTGCTCTTCTGGCCTTGAGCGGTTCGCTCGTGGATGGAGCGGTTTTTGCCCAGACCAGTACAGCGCCCGTTTCTAAGTCAGTTGCCCCCTCCTGGCTTGAGCGCAGCAACGCCAATACCCAGTTGCTGCTGGATGTGACTGCCCGCTACGCGCCGGAGCGGGCCGGGCAGTTGGGCGTCGAGGGGCTCGATGAAAAAGTCATCGATCTAAGCAGCGGCTACGATGTCCGCCAGCAGCAGGCGACGGCCAGGGTGGCGGCGGAACTCAAGCGCCGTCTTACGAGCGAGAGTGATCCCCTCGTGCGCCAGGATCTTGAAATTCTGATTCGCGCCGCCGATCAAGGCATTCGCGGCAGTGAACTGGAGCGCAAGTACGAGTTGCCGTACTTCAATCTGGCGCAACTGGTCTTCTTCAGTACCCAGAGTTTGCTCGACGATCAAGTAGCGCCCGCCCGGCGTCCGGCGGCTCTGGTGCGCCTCAAGCGCTACGCCGGTTTAGAGCCGGGTTATCAGCCGCTCGTTGTCCTGGCGGAGGCACGCATCCGCGAGCGGCGGGCGCAGCCGGGATTGCTCTATCCGTTCCGCGCCGAGGTTGAGAAGAATTTAGCCAACAGTGCCACCTTCATCGACGGGATCGACAAGCTTTTTGCCAAATACCAGATAGCCGACTACCAGCAACCCCTGGCCAGACTCAAGGCTCAACTGGCCAGCTACGACGCCTTTGTGCGCAAGGAGATTCTGCCCAAAGCGCGCGCTGATTTTCGTGAGCCGCCTGAGCTGTACGCTTTTTCTCTCGAGCAGGTGGGCGTCGATATTCCCCCAGAACAGCTCACCGCTCAGGCCCACGCCGCCTTCGGCGACATCCAGCAAAAGATGCAGCAGCTTGCCTTGCAGGTTGCAAAGGCAAAAGGCTACAACCTCAGCGATTACCGAGATGTGATTCGCGAACTCAAAAAAGACCAGTTGGTGGGCGATGCGATTCTGCCCCACTATCAAGATCGCCTCAAGCAGATCGAGCAGATCATCGTGAGCGAGCGACTGGTGACCCTACCGGGTCGGCCCGCCCGGATCGTGCTTGCCAGTGCCGCCGAGAGTGCAGCGCAACCGGCTCCCCACATGCGTCCGCCCCGCCTGCTGGGCAACAAGGGCGAGCAGGGAGAATTCGTTTTGCCCCTCGTCATTCCGGCCCCTCCCGGTGCGCCGGCGGGCAAGACCGAGCGGGTCAACGACTTTACCTTTGCGGCGGCCTCCTGGACGCTCACCGCCCACGAGGCGCGGCCCGGCCACGAGCTGCAGTTTGCCTCGATTATCGAAAAGGGCGTCTCCAATGCCCGCGCCATCTACGCCTTCAACAGCACCAACGTCGAGGGCTGGGGGCTTTATTCGGAGGCGATCACCTACCCGTTTATGCCGCCGGAAGGCCAGCTCATCTCGCTGCAGCTCAGGCTGTTGCGGGCGGCCCGCGCCTTTCTTGATCCAGAGTTGCAGTCGGGCAAGGTGACGCCCCAGGAGGCGATGCGCGTGCTCACCCAGGACGTGGTGCTCTCCGAACCTTTTGCCAACCAGGAAGTCGAGCGCTACACCTTCCGCGCCCCCGGCCAGGCCACCGCCTACTTCTACGGCTACACCAGGCTCACAGACCTCCGCCAGCAGACCGAAAAGCTCTTAGGCAGCCGCTTTGACCAGCAGAAGTTCCACGACTTCATCCTGGCGCAGGGGTTGTTGCCCCCGGCCCTGCTGCGCAAGGCAGTGATCGAGCAGTTCGTACCCGCCCAAAACGGTGCTACCCCCCGCCAGACCAGTCCCTAG
- a CDS encoding metallophosphoesterase produces the protein MDSQQTPSRLAVIGDVHSCAAQLERLLTKLPPGYEPVFVGDLVDRGPDPVGVLDAIIDNNFRVVRGNHDDKLYRALKGNPVQVGPDLAFTLERIRSQPAGWRERLVSWLAGLPTALVFPGIAIAHAYWSPTCPPDEHLWGPRFHDEEGTIFRVRWWDVPAYWTPGIQVVFGHYHLPVLTPHAVCVDFGAPEGPLAAYLTDTHQFIVEPPTKVARK, from the coding sequence ATGGACAGCCAACAGACGCCTTCCAGGCTCGCGGTGATCGGCGATGTACACAGTTGCGCCGCTCAGCTTGAGCGTCTGCTTACAAAGTTGCCCCCTGGCTACGAACCTGTTTTTGTCGGGGATTTAGTCGATCGCGGTCCCGATCCGGTGGGGGTGCTCGACGCAATTATCGACAACAACTTTCGAGTCGTGCGCGGCAACCACGACGACAAACTCTACCGGGCTCTCAAGGGCAACCCGGTGCAGGTGGGTCCAGACCTGGCCTTTACCCTCGAGCGCATCCGATCGCAACCGGCGGGCTGGCGCGAGCGGCTAGTAAGCTGGCTCGCCGGATTGCCCACGGCCCTGGTCTTTCCGGGCATAGCGATTGCCCACGCCTACTGGAGCCCGACCTGCCCCCCGGACGAACATCTGTGGGGACCGCGCTTCCACGACGAGGAGGGCACGATCTTTCGGGTGCGCTGGTGGGACGTTCCGGCCTACTGGACACCCGGTATTCAAGTGGTCTTTGGCCACTACCATCTGCCGGTGCTGACGCCCCATGCCGTCTGTGTCGATTTTGGCGCGCCCGAAGGTCCGCTCGCCGCCTACCTGACCGATACGCATCAGTTCATCGTCGAACCGCCTACAAAAGTAGCCCGCAAGTAG
- a CDS encoding sensor histidine kinase: MRFEQPLFQLTRRRLLAGFLGVLAGVLVVFAAGISLFFEHALRERFDRQLVDFAHTAVASVDIEGGRFDFRSTPRPSDTAAADTLVQWFDWRGSPLRTLGAAGPGELTDGPPEAGRFQNWAGGWRSWCEAVYEPRSGNLVGYLRVVRPLGAIEENRRQLLWVLAAAIPAALLLSAAGGWWLTDLVIQPVEDTFRRLEQFTGDAGHELRSPLTAIMTNSAVALKYPEGMRPGDKQKFLLIEDASRQLLNLVQELLMLARSSNSGGQDARPVALAELTRASMAEFTPRAASQGLTLDYREAADGSNLWVRGKAEQLRCVLVNLLENAFKFTPPGGTITVSLARQEKRAWLTVADTGIGIAPADLPYIFDRFWQADRARRNRDGSGLGLAIARSIVEAHGGTISVESAPDRGSHFAVRLPLASTASRT, translated from the coding sequence ATGCGCTTTGAGCAGCCCCTGTTTCAACTGACGCGCAGACGGCTCCTGGCGGGCTTTCTCGGCGTACTCGCGGGGGTGCTCGTCGTCTTTGCCGCCGGGATCAGTCTTTTTTTCGAGCACGCCCTGCGGGAGCGCTTCGACCGGCAGCTCGTCGATTTTGCCCACACCGCCGTTGCCAGCGTCGATATCGAGGGGGGCCGCTTCGACTTTCGCAGTACTCCGCGTCCATCCGACACCGCTGCCGCCGATACCCTCGTGCAGTGGTTCGACTGGCGGGGATCGCCGCTACGAACCCTCGGGGCGGCTGGACCGGGAGAACTCACAGACGGACCGCCAGAGGCTGGCCGCTTTCAAAATTGGGCCGGTGGCTGGCGCAGCTGGTGCGAAGCGGTCTACGAACCGCGCAGTGGGAACCTGGTGGGTTATCTGCGGGTGGTACGCCCGCTGGGCGCAATCGAGGAGAACCGGCGGCAACTGTTGTGGGTGCTGGCCGCCGCCATCCCGGCAGCTCTCCTGTTGAGCGCCGCCGGTGGCTGGTGGCTCACCGATCTGGTGATCCAGCCTGTGGAGGACACCTTTCGCAGGCTGGAGCAGTTTACCGGCGACGCCGGGCACGAACTGCGCAGTCCGCTCACGGCGATCATGACCAACAGCGCCGTCGCCCTCAAGTACCCAGAGGGAATGCGCCCCGGCGACAAGCAAAAATTTTTGCTCATCGAGGATGCCAGCCGCCAGCTCCTTAACCTGGTGCAGGAACTGCTCATGCTCGCCCGCAGCAGCAATAGTGGCGGGCAAGATGCCCGGCCTGTGGCCCTCGCCGAACTCACCAGGGCCAGCATGGCCGAATTTACGCCCCGCGCCGCAAGCCAGGGTCTCACCCTCGACTACCGCGAAGCCGCCGATGGATCGAATCTGTGGGTGCGGGGAAAAGCGGAGCAACTGCGCTGCGTGCTGGTCAATCTGTTAGAAAATGCCTTCAAGTTTACGCCCCCCGGCGGCACGATCACCGTCAGCCTTGCCCGGCAAGAAAAACGGGCCTGGCTCACGGTCGCAGACACCGGCATCGGGATCGCTCCGGCGGACCTGCCCTATATCTTCGATCGCTTCTGGCAGGCGGATCGGGCTCGCCGAAACCGCGATGGCTCGGGCCTCGGGCTGGCCATCGCCCGCAGTATCGTCGAGGCCCACGGCGGAACGATCAGCGTCGAAAGTGCGCCGGATCGGGGCAGCCACTTCGCGGTGCGCCTGCCTTTGGCGAGTACGGCCTCTCGAACGTGA